From one Oncorhynchus keta strain PuntledgeMale-10-30-2019 chromosome 30, Oket_V2, whole genome shotgun sequence genomic stretch:
- the LOC118380289 gene encoding protocadherin beta-15-like isoform X1, translating to MAHRLVSTRWTPLTGLVGCLLVCNCVVDLVLAQIRYSIPEELEHGAFVGNIAEDLGLDVAKLSSRRFRIVSGAKKQYLEVNLENGILFVNEKIDREELCERSPTCFLHLQVVIENPLELYRVEVEILDVNDNSPNFPWSEFNLEITESAAPGSRFPLESAQDQDVGTNSLRSYQLSSNEHFVLNIQTRNDGSKFAELVLETPLDRELQKTQEMVLTSVDGGSPERSGTALITITVLDANDNVPVFDQSVYRASLVENAQRGTLVLKLNATDLDEGANGEVSYAFSGHAPLKVRELFSVDQYTGEIRVKGIVDYEKASVYELYVQAKDRGPSAVAVHSKVLMDILDVNDNAPEVILTSVSTPVQEDSPPGTVIAVISVMDRDSGENGNVHCQIPSNVPFQLHSSFKNYYTLMTSEFLDREAFSQYNITLTARDLGSPSLSTRKTILVQVSDINDNPPRFAQPSYTVYVTENNAPGASICSVTAFDPDSNQNAYLSYSILEGQIHGMPVSTYVSINSDNGNIYALRSFDYEQLRNFQIRVQAQDAGFPPLSSNITVNVFVLDQNDNSPVIVSPLHKNGTVATEVVPRSVDAGYLVIKITALDADAGQNSRISYQVLQATDPGLFSVALYTGEIRTIRRIVDKDATRQRLVILVKDNGQPPLSATVSILLSVVENVPESLSDFGDLTLSPQPPSNLALYLIVSLSTISLIFLVAIIVLAAVKCYKDKDTLSGYSLPPFTCCCGGFQPEPPPEVFKKSKLNLQISTGAKVPTNCMEVNGSGTLSQAYCYKVCLTPESDKSDFMFLKPCSPSRTSRNNETKGADNFAWSAHNRSASANNNSGATTPNELKQPNTDWTLPKNQKSSLKSYNSINMDGTLMRKAMHADPENYMTPMTGQYWTWGTHMRDYKMSPPATGPPPRCCTPRYTPPPQQQPQPQPQQPQQPPLPPHPHPHPQPPPDYQHNVYIPGTPSALCTLRPAATHHRSELDVHNSFSTFGKKRRFIHNYEPRTEAAAAVINNDLYND from the exons ATGGCGCACAGGCTCGTGAGCACCCGGTGGACACCGTTAACCGGGCTGGTGGGGTGCCTGCTGGTGTGCAATTGTGTGGTGGACCTGGTTCTCGCACAGATTCGGTACTCTATCCCCGAGGAGTTGGAGCACGGAGCTTTTGTCGGTAATATCGCCGAGGACCTGGGCTTGGATGTAGCCAAGCTATCCTCTCGTCGGTTTCGGATTGTATCCGGGGCCAAAAAACAATACTTAGAAGTGAATCTGGAAAACGGTATTTTGTTCGTTAACGAGAAGATTGACCGCGAGGAACTGTGTGAACGGAGTCCGACCTGCTTCTTGCACTTGCAAGTGGTGATCGAGAATCCGTTAGAACTGTACCGAGTGGAGGTGGAGATTTTGGATGTGAATGACAACTCTCCCAATTTCCCATGGAGCGAGTTTAATCTGGAGATTACAGAGTCGGCGGCGCCTGGGTCTCGGTTCCCGTTGGAAAGTGCGCAGGACCAGGACGTGGGCACCAACTCGCTCCGCTCCTACCAGCTGAGCTCCAACGAACACTTTGTGCTGAACATCCAGACGCGTAATGATGGGAGCAAGTTTGCCGAGCTAGTTCTGGAGACCCCACTGGACCGGGAGCTGCAGAAGACGCAAGAGATGGTGCTCACATCCGTGGACGGGGGGTCGCCTGAGCGCTCGGGCACAGCTCTCATTACCATCACGGTGCTGGATGCCAACGATAACGTGCCCGTTTTCGACCAGTCTGTTTACCGGGCGAGCCTGGTAGAAAACGCACAGAGAGGGACATTAGTGCTGAAGCTAAATGCTACTGATTTGGACGAGGGTGCGAACGGGGAGGTGTCCTATGCATTCAGTGGGCACGCACCACTCAAAGTGCGCGAGCTGTTCAGCGTAGACCAGTACACAGGTGAGATCCGAGTGAAGGGGATTGTGGACTATGAGAAAGCGAGTGTGTATGAGCTGTATGTGCAGGCTAAAGACAGGGGTCCCTCCGCAGTGGCCGTGCACAGTAAGGTACTGATGGATATCTTAGATGTGAATGACAACGCGCCGGAAGTCATCCTCACCTCCGTGTCCACGCCTGTCCAGGAGGATTCGCCACCGGGAACGGTGATAGCCGTTATAAGCGTCATGGACCGGGACTCGGGAGAGAACGGCAATGTGCATTGCCAGATCCCCAGCAACGTCCCCTTTCAGCTCCACTCCTCCTTTAAGAACTACTACACTCTGATGACTAGTGAGTTTCTCGACAGAGAAGCTTTCTCACAGTACAACATCACCCTCACGGCCCGGGACCTGGGCTCCCCGTCGCTCTCCACGAGGAAAACCATCCTCGTCCAAGTGTCTGATATTAACGACAACCCCCCGCGCTTCGCCCAGCCATCATACACAGTTTACGTAACCGAGAATAACGCCCCGGGCGCATCCATTTGCTCAGTCACTGCTTTCGACCCCGATTCTAATCAGAACGCCTATCTGTCCTACTCGATTCTAGAGGGTCAGATCCATGGCATGCCCGTGTCCACGTACGTCTCCATCAACTCGGACAACGGAAACATCTACGCGCTGCGCTCCTTTGACTACGAGCAGCTAAGGAACTTTCAGATACGGGTGCAGGCGCAGGACGCCGGTTTCCCCCCACTCAGCAGCAATATCACAGTAAATGTGTTCGTATTGGACCAGAACGACAACTCTCCGGTCATCGTGTCCCCCTTGCACAAGAACGGGACTGTAGCAACAGAGGTGGTCCCGAGGTCAGTAGATGCGGGGTACCTAGTCATCAAGATCACTGCGCTAGATGCGGATGCAGGACAGAACTCCCGCATCTCCTACCAGGTGCTCCAGGCTACGGACCCGGGGCTGTTTAGTGTCGCCCTCTACACAGGAGAAATCAGGACAATTCGCCGGATCGTGGATAAGGACGCTACAAGGCAGAGACTCGTCATCCTGGTCAAGGACAACGGCCAGCCGCCTCTCTCCGCCAccgtctccatcctcctctccgtGGTCGAGAACGTGCCCGAGTCCCTGTCTGATTTCGGCGACCTCACTCTGAGCCCGCAGCCCCCCTCCAACCTCGCCCTCTACTTGATCGTGTCACTGAGCACCATCTCGCTAATCTTCCTGGTGGCTATTATTGTGCTGGCTGCGGTCAAATGTTACAAGGACAAAGACACACTCAGCGGGTACAGCCTCCCTCCCTTCACCTGCTGCTGCGGGGGCTTCCAGCCAGAGCCACCCCCCGAGGTATTCAAAAAATCTAAACTGAACCTGCAAATCTCCACCGGGGCTAAAGTGCCTACCAACTGCATGGAGGTAAATGGCAGCGGTACTCTGTCCCAAGCCTACTGCTATAAAGTGTGTCTGACCCCCGAGTCAGATAAGAGTGACTTTATGTTCCTGAAGCCGTGCAGCCCCAGCAGGACCTCGAGGAACAACGAGACGAAGGGGGCAGACAACTTTGCTTGGAGCGCGCACAACCGGAGCGCATCCGCGAATAACAATTCCGGAGCCACCACTCCGAATGAG CTCAAGCAACCAAACACCGACTGGACCCTCCCaaagaaccagaagtcctctctGAAAAG CTATAACTCAATCAACATGGACGGCACTCTGATGAGGAAGGCCATGCATGCAGACCCAGAGAACTACATGACACCCATGACGGGCCAGTACTGGACCTGGGGCACCCACATGAGGG ACTACAAGATGTCTCCTCCTGCCACTGGCCCTCCTCCTCGCTGCTGCACCCCTCGGTACACCCCTCCaccccagcaacagccccaaccccaaccccagcagcCTCAGCAacctccactcccccctcatcccCATCCTCACCCCCAGCCACCTCCAGACTACCAACACAACGTGTACATCCCTGGCACGCCGTCGGCTCTGTGCACCCTGAGGCCAGCAGCCACCCACCACCGCAGCGAGCTGGATGTCCACAACTCCTTCTCCACCTTCGGCAAGAAGAGGCGCTTCATCCACAACTACGAGCCCCGGACAGAAGCAGCAGCAGCCGTCATCAACAACGACCTGTATAACGATTAA
- the LOC118380289 gene encoding protocadherin-10-like isoform X2 — protein sequence MAHRLVSTRWTPLTGLVGCLLVCNCVVDLVLAQIRYSIPEELEHGAFVGNIAEDLGLDVAKLSSRRFRIVSGAKKQYLEVNLENGILFVNEKIDREELCERSPTCFLHLQVVIENPLELYRVEVEILDVNDNSPNFPWSEFNLEITESAAPGSRFPLESAQDQDVGTNSLRSYQLSSNEHFVLNIQTRNDGSKFAELVLETPLDRELQKTQEMVLTSVDGGSPERSGTALITITVLDANDNVPVFDQSVYRASLVENAQRGTLVLKLNATDLDEGANGEVSYAFSGHAPLKVRELFSVDQYTGEIRVKGIVDYEKASVYELYVQAKDRGPSAVAVHSKVLMDILDVNDNAPEVILTSVSTPVQEDSPPGTVIAVISVMDRDSGENGNVHCQIPSNVPFQLHSSFKNYYTLMTSEFLDREAFSQYNITLTARDLGSPSLSTRKTILVQVSDINDNPPRFAQPSYTVYVTENNAPGASICSVTAFDPDSNQNAYLSYSILEGQIHGMPVSTYVSINSDNGNIYALRSFDYEQLRNFQIRVQAQDAGFPPLSSNITVNVFVLDQNDNSPVIVSPLHKNGTVATEVVPRSVDAGYLVIKITALDADAGQNSRISYQVLQATDPGLFSVALYTGEIRTIRRIVDKDATRQRLVILVKDNGQPPLSATVSILLSVVENVPESLSDFGDLTLSPQPPSNLALYLIVSLSTISLIFLVAIIVLAAVKCYKDKDTLSGYSLPPFTCCCGGFQPEPPPEVFKKSKLNLQISTGAKVPTNCMEVNGSGTLSQAYCYKVCLTPESDKSDFMFLKPCSPSRTSRNNETKGADNFAWSAHNRSASANNNSGATTPNELKQPNTDWTLPKNQKSSLKSYNSINMDGTLMRKAMHADPENYMTPMTGQYWTWGTHMRGTLQDVSSCHWPSSSLLHPSVHPSTPATAPTPTPAASATSTPPSSPSSPPATSRLPTQRVHPWHAVGSVHPEASSHPPPQRAGCPQLLLHLRQEEALHPQLRAPDRSSSSRHQQRPV from the exons ATGGCGCACAGGCTCGTGAGCACCCGGTGGACACCGTTAACCGGGCTGGTGGGGTGCCTGCTGGTGTGCAATTGTGTGGTGGACCTGGTTCTCGCACAGATTCGGTACTCTATCCCCGAGGAGTTGGAGCACGGAGCTTTTGTCGGTAATATCGCCGAGGACCTGGGCTTGGATGTAGCCAAGCTATCCTCTCGTCGGTTTCGGATTGTATCCGGGGCCAAAAAACAATACTTAGAAGTGAATCTGGAAAACGGTATTTTGTTCGTTAACGAGAAGATTGACCGCGAGGAACTGTGTGAACGGAGTCCGACCTGCTTCTTGCACTTGCAAGTGGTGATCGAGAATCCGTTAGAACTGTACCGAGTGGAGGTGGAGATTTTGGATGTGAATGACAACTCTCCCAATTTCCCATGGAGCGAGTTTAATCTGGAGATTACAGAGTCGGCGGCGCCTGGGTCTCGGTTCCCGTTGGAAAGTGCGCAGGACCAGGACGTGGGCACCAACTCGCTCCGCTCCTACCAGCTGAGCTCCAACGAACACTTTGTGCTGAACATCCAGACGCGTAATGATGGGAGCAAGTTTGCCGAGCTAGTTCTGGAGACCCCACTGGACCGGGAGCTGCAGAAGACGCAAGAGATGGTGCTCACATCCGTGGACGGGGGGTCGCCTGAGCGCTCGGGCACAGCTCTCATTACCATCACGGTGCTGGATGCCAACGATAACGTGCCCGTTTTCGACCAGTCTGTTTACCGGGCGAGCCTGGTAGAAAACGCACAGAGAGGGACATTAGTGCTGAAGCTAAATGCTACTGATTTGGACGAGGGTGCGAACGGGGAGGTGTCCTATGCATTCAGTGGGCACGCACCACTCAAAGTGCGCGAGCTGTTCAGCGTAGACCAGTACACAGGTGAGATCCGAGTGAAGGGGATTGTGGACTATGAGAAAGCGAGTGTGTATGAGCTGTATGTGCAGGCTAAAGACAGGGGTCCCTCCGCAGTGGCCGTGCACAGTAAGGTACTGATGGATATCTTAGATGTGAATGACAACGCGCCGGAAGTCATCCTCACCTCCGTGTCCACGCCTGTCCAGGAGGATTCGCCACCGGGAACGGTGATAGCCGTTATAAGCGTCATGGACCGGGACTCGGGAGAGAACGGCAATGTGCATTGCCAGATCCCCAGCAACGTCCCCTTTCAGCTCCACTCCTCCTTTAAGAACTACTACACTCTGATGACTAGTGAGTTTCTCGACAGAGAAGCTTTCTCACAGTACAACATCACCCTCACGGCCCGGGACCTGGGCTCCCCGTCGCTCTCCACGAGGAAAACCATCCTCGTCCAAGTGTCTGATATTAACGACAACCCCCCGCGCTTCGCCCAGCCATCATACACAGTTTACGTAACCGAGAATAACGCCCCGGGCGCATCCATTTGCTCAGTCACTGCTTTCGACCCCGATTCTAATCAGAACGCCTATCTGTCCTACTCGATTCTAGAGGGTCAGATCCATGGCATGCCCGTGTCCACGTACGTCTCCATCAACTCGGACAACGGAAACATCTACGCGCTGCGCTCCTTTGACTACGAGCAGCTAAGGAACTTTCAGATACGGGTGCAGGCGCAGGACGCCGGTTTCCCCCCACTCAGCAGCAATATCACAGTAAATGTGTTCGTATTGGACCAGAACGACAACTCTCCGGTCATCGTGTCCCCCTTGCACAAGAACGGGACTGTAGCAACAGAGGTGGTCCCGAGGTCAGTAGATGCGGGGTACCTAGTCATCAAGATCACTGCGCTAGATGCGGATGCAGGACAGAACTCCCGCATCTCCTACCAGGTGCTCCAGGCTACGGACCCGGGGCTGTTTAGTGTCGCCCTCTACACAGGAGAAATCAGGACAATTCGCCGGATCGTGGATAAGGACGCTACAAGGCAGAGACTCGTCATCCTGGTCAAGGACAACGGCCAGCCGCCTCTCTCCGCCAccgtctccatcctcctctccgtGGTCGAGAACGTGCCCGAGTCCCTGTCTGATTTCGGCGACCTCACTCTGAGCCCGCAGCCCCCCTCCAACCTCGCCCTCTACTTGATCGTGTCACTGAGCACCATCTCGCTAATCTTCCTGGTGGCTATTATTGTGCTGGCTGCGGTCAAATGTTACAAGGACAAAGACACACTCAGCGGGTACAGCCTCCCTCCCTTCACCTGCTGCTGCGGGGGCTTCCAGCCAGAGCCACCCCCCGAGGTATTCAAAAAATCTAAACTGAACCTGCAAATCTCCACCGGGGCTAAAGTGCCTACCAACTGCATGGAGGTAAATGGCAGCGGTACTCTGTCCCAAGCCTACTGCTATAAAGTGTGTCTGACCCCCGAGTCAGATAAGAGTGACTTTATGTTCCTGAAGCCGTGCAGCCCCAGCAGGACCTCGAGGAACAACGAGACGAAGGGGGCAGACAACTTTGCTTGGAGCGCGCACAACCGGAGCGCATCCGCGAATAACAATTCCGGAGCCACCACTCCGAATGAG CTCAAGCAACCAAACACCGACTGGACCCTCCCaaagaaccagaagtcctctctGAAAAG CTATAACTCAATCAACATGGACGGCACTCTGATGAGGAAGGCCATGCATGCAGACCCAGAGAACTACATGACACCCATGACGGGCCAGTACTGGACCTGGGGCACCCACATGAGGGGCAC ACTACAAGATGTCTCCTCCTGCCACTGGCCCTCCTCCTCGCTGCTGCACCCCTCGGTACACCCCTCCaccccagcaacagccccaaccccaaccccagcagcCTCAGCAacctccactcccccctcatcccCATCCTCACCCCCAGCCACCTCCAGACTACCAACACAACGTGTACATCCCTGGCACGCCGTCGGCTCTGTGCACCCTGAGGCCAGCAGCCACCCACCACCGCAGCGAGCTGGATGTCCACAACTCCTTCTCCACCTTCGGCAAGAAGAGGCGCTTCATCCACAACTACGAGCCCCGGACAGAAGCAGCAGCAGCCGTCATCAACAACGACCTGTATAA